In the Selenihalanaerobacter shriftii genome, one interval contains:
- a CDS encoding winged helix-turn-helix transcriptional regulator produces the protein MTDKKKVSTEIELTIDIIGGKWKCSIIWLLGTEGVKRFGEIKRFLPEVTHKVLTNQLQELEENNIINRKAYPVVPPKVEYSITDKGETLLPILELMCIWGKDYSEIDYELITQLCKNDKKKNQFKDKLPEVYL, from the coding sequence ATGACAGATAAGAAAAAAGTTAGTACTGAAATTGAGTTGACTATAGATATAATTGGAGGTAAATGGAAATGTTCTATTATTTGGCTTTTAGGAACAGAAGGAGTCAAACGGTTTGGAGAAATAAAAAGATTTTTACCAGAAGTAACCCATAAAGTATTGACCAACCAACTACAAGAACTTGAAGAAAATAATATAATTAACAGAAAAGCCTATCCAGTAGTTCCACCTAAGGTTGAATATTCTATTACTGATAAAGGAGAGACTTTATTACCTATACTAGAACTAATGTGTATTTGGGGTAAAGATTATTCTGAAATTGATTATGAATTAATTACTCAATTATGCAAGAATGATAAAAAGAAAAATCAATTTAAAGATAAATTGCCAGAAGTTTATCTTTAA